A region of Halalkaliarchaeum desulfuricum DNA encodes the following proteins:
- a CDS encoding DCC1-like thiol-disulfide oxidoreductase family protein, which produces MDEPRTGDASEIRTVLIYDGECPYCSIAATAVRRLEDVAVVSWYDDAAQEFLTAQFGEAPFAMVLVDADERRVYAGRKAARELADRAGTPKLVGSLVRDNYERIASAIGRASGRDREAAPYHEEYPLEEAAAQRFDALAAAAREAIPEGLR; this is translated from the coding sequence ATGGACGAACCGAGAACGGGTGATGCATCCGAGATACGGACAGTCCTCATTTACGACGGCGAGTGTCCGTACTGTTCGATCGCGGCGACTGCGGTCCGTCGGCTCGAGGACGTCGCAGTCGTCTCGTGGTACGACGACGCCGCCCAGGAGTTCTTGACGGCGCAGTTCGGGGAGGCGCCGTTCGCGATGGTGCTCGTCGACGCCGACGAGAGGCGCGTTTACGCGGGCCGCAAAGCAGCGCGTGAGCTCGCCGACCGAGCGGGCACACCCAAACTGGTCGGATCGCTCGTTCGGGACAACTACGAGCGGATCGCCTCGGCGATCGGTCGCGCCAGCGGTCGCGACCGCGAGGCGGCTCCGTACCACGAGGAGTACCCGCTCGAGGAGGCGGCCGCCCAGCGGTTCGACGCGCTCGCGGCCGCCGCACGCGAGGCGATCCCGGAGGGACTACGGTAA
- a CDS encoding GIY-YIG nuclease family protein, producing the protein MTEPSSTQEGPPSNGTYTLLVAVTERFEAEVGALGRKRFDAPVYCYTGSAFGTGGFGRIDRHRRLAAGESDARHWHVDYLLGHQATTLAGVVKTHGEDVECVVARRLGDGPISGFGASDCDCPSHLVSREGFDAAIAEVQTVHADIVDAAAVTVEQFE; encoded by the coding sequence ATGACCGAACCGAGTTCGACCCAAGAGGGCCCTCCGTCGAACGGCACATACACGCTCCTGGTCGCCGTCACCGAGCGGTTCGAGGCCGAGGTCGGAGCGCTGGGCAGGAAACGGTTCGACGCGCCGGTTTACTGTTATACGGGGAGCGCATTTGGGACCGGCGGGTTCGGCCGGATCGACAGACACCGACGGCTCGCCGCCGGCGAGAGCGACGCCCGACACTGGCACGTCGATTACCTCCTCGGCCATCAGGCGACGACGCTTGCGGGAGTCGTCAAAACCCACGGCGAGGACGTCGAATGCGTCGTCGCGCGACGGCTCGGCGACGGACCGATTTCGGGGTTCGGTGCGTCCGACTGCGACTGCCCGAGCCACCTCGTCTCCCGGGAGGGTTTCGACGCCGCGATCGCGGAAGTACAGACAGTCCACGCCGACATCGTCGATGCTGCAGCCGTCACTGTCGAACAGTTCGAGTGA
- the yjjX gene encoding inosine/xanthosine triphosphatase, which translates to MRVAVGSTNPVKRRAVQLAIESDADDFGDGADVEPVEVDSGVDEQPTGHAETCTGAEVRAERAYATGKYDLGVGIEGGVATFSGRDHVSRERIVGRDGRFLVMWAAVTDGDRVGVAAGPSIALPARIVDRIDAGEELGPVMDDVLGTSEIAKKQGAAGVFTGGRIDRAEALSQAVAGALGPFVCSLYE; encoded by the coding sequence ATGCGAGTCGCCGTCGGGAGCACGAATCCCGTGAAGCGCCGGGCGGTACAGCTGGCGATCGAAAGCGACGCGGACGACTTCGGCGATGGGGCCGACGTCGAACCGGTCGAGGTCGACTCCGGAGTCGACGAACAGCCGACCGGCCACGCGGAGACGTGCACCGGCGCGGAGGTCCGCGCCGAACGAGCGTACGCGACAGGCAAGTACGATCTCGGCGTCGGGATCGAGGGCGGCGTGGCGACGTTTTCGGGGCGCGATCACGTCAGTCGGGAGCGTATCGTCGGCCGTGACGGGCGGTTTCTCGTCATGTGGGCGGCTGTGACCGACGGCGATCGTGTCGGGGTCGCGGCCGGGCCGAGTATCGCCCTCCCGGCGAGGATCGTCGATCGAATCGACGCCGGCGAGGAGCTGGGTCCGGTGATGGACGACGTCCTGGGAACCAGCGAAATCGCCAAAAAGCAGGGTGCAGCGGGGGTGTTCACCGGCGGCCGGATAGACCGCGCCGAGGCGCTCTCGCAGGCTGTCGCCGGTGCGCTCGGGCCGTTCGTCTGTTCGCTGTACGAGTAG